CAGGCCGAGCGAGTCGACCAGCGCGAGCGCATGCGCGTGCATGGCTGCCGACCGTTCGTATGCGCCGTTGTGCATGAGGGCGACGCCGCGTTCCGTCACGGCGTTCATGTAGGTGGAGTCGTGCGCCGCACCGGTTTCATCGTAGACGGCGATCGCGGCGGCGAGCAGGGAATCGGCACGTGCAAAGCTGCCCTGCTGGTTGGCCGCGACGCCGAGCAGGATGAGCGGGATGGCCCGCGACTCCGTGGCCGCGTTCGCTGCGCCGGCGGCCAGCACGGCCTCCTCGAGCATCTCCTCGGCGCTTTCGAACACGCCCAGGTTCGAGTACACCCGCCCGAGCATCGTGAGCATCTCCGCCTGCAGTCGTGGCTGATTCGCGAGCTCGGTGCGTACGCGCTCGGCGCCGCGGTCGACGAGCTGGCGCACGCGCATCGTGTCCGTGCGCTCGGTGCGCACGCCGAGCGGGTCGGCGCTGTCGAACATGCCGAGCAGAAACGCCATCACCTCCTCGGCGCTGCGGCGCGCGGCGTCCGCAGTGTCGCGCTCGCGTGCGGCGGTGCGCGCCTGCCACAGCGTCGAGGCCAGCCCGCCTGCCAGTGCGATCGTTACGAGCGCGGCGGCCACGATCGGCGCCCGGTTCCTGCGCGCGAACTTGCGGGCGCGGTACACGAGCGTCGGCGCCCGCGCCTGTACCGGCAGCCCCGCGCGATGCCGCTCCAGGTCGTCGAGCAGCTGCTGCGCGGAGCCGTAGCGGCGGGCCGGATCGGGATCGAGCGCACGCAGCGTGATGATGTCGAGGTCCCCCTCGAGGCGCCTGCGCAGCTTCGCGGGCGTCGTCGAGCGCGCGGCTGCAGCCGCGTGTGCTGTCGACACGGGATCGTCCGGTGAAGCGGGTCCGACCAGCAGGCTCGGCCGGGGTGCGATCCGGTCCGGGTCCATCGTCCGCCGGTCACCACCGAAGGGCCCGCTGCCGGTCAGCAGCTCGAAGAGCACCGCGCCCAGCGCGTACACGTCCGCCGCCGTCGACACCGCCTCACCGCGCAGCTGCTCGGGCGCGGCGTACTCGGGCGTGAGCACGCGGACGCCCGTCCGCGTCATCGACGAGGTCTCGTCCTCGGTGAGCAGCCTGGCGATGCCGAAGTCGAGCAGCTTCGGAGCGCCGTCCTTCGCGACCATGATGTTCGACGGCTTCAGATCGCGGTGGACGACCAGCTTCTGGTGAGCGAACTGGACTGCAGCGCAGATCGTGCAGAAGAGCGCGAGCCGCTCGTCGATGCCCAGGCAGTGGCGATCGCACCAGGTCGTGATCGGCTCCCCGTCGACGAGCTCCATCACCAGGTACGGCCGTCCGTCCTCGCTTGCGCCGCCGTCGTAGAGCCGCGCGATGTGCGGATGCTCGAGCCCGGCCAGGATGCGACGCTCGAGCCGGAAACGCGCGAGGATCTCGTCCGTGTCCATGCCGCGCTTCACGAGCTTGAGCGCGACCTGCTTCTCGAACTGACCGTCCGCGCGCTCCGCGAGGTAGACCGCACCCATCCCGCCGCGCCCGAGTTCCCGCTGGATGCGCCAGGGCCCGACACTGGTCACCGCGCGCTCATCGTCGTCGTCGATGAGCGCGGCCCAGACCATGGCTGGATCGTTGTCGAGGAGGGTGCTCTCCTCGTCGGCGAAGCGGAGCAATTCCTCGACACGCGAGCGGAGCTCCGGGCGGCGGGCGCACGCTTCGTCGAGCGCGGCCGCACGCGCGCCGGGATCGAGATCGATGACCCGCTCGAGCAGCGCGTGCGCTTCTGCCGCGGTCGGCAGGTCGGTCATGCGGAGGTGTGCGGCTGCGGGCCGCCGCCCAGCGCCTGTGCCAGCCAGGCCCGGGCCACGCGCCACTCCCGCTTCACGGTCGGGGAGCTCACACCCAGCGCTTCCGCCGTCTCCTCGACGGACAGGCCGGCGAAGAAGCGGCACTCCACGACGTTCGCCTGGCGCGGACTGAGCGTTTCCAGCTCGACCAGCGCATTCTCGAGGTCGAGGACCTCCGCGGACAGCCGATCGGTGCTGCCCGCGAGCGCGTCCACGCCGAGCAGCACGTTGCCACGGTCGCGCGTCGCACGACGCCGCGCCGCGTCGACCAGCACCTGCCGCATCGCGCGTGCAGCGATCCGGAAGAAGTGGACGCGGTCACGGGCCAGCAGGCCCGCACCGGGCACGAGCTTCAGGTAGGCTTCGTGCACCAGCGCCGTCGTGTTCAGCGTCTGTTGATTCGACTGCCGCACGCGATGCGCGAGCCGGCGCAGCTCGTCGTACGTGCGGGCGTAGAGCTGCTCGAAGGCGGCGCTGTCACCGGAGTCCGCCGCCTGCAGCAGCTCGGTGACCGACTGGTCTTTTTGCACTGCGGTACTCGGGTGAAGGACTTACACGATCGTCATTGCAACGAGCGTGGATGCCACGGCGCCGAGGCTCGCCGCGACGAGCGCGAGCGGAAGCTGCGTCGTGACGTGATCCATCAGGTCGCCGCCACATGCCAGCGACGAAAGGATCGTCGTATCCGAGATCGGCGAGCACTGGTCGCCGAACACCGCGCCGCCGAGCACCGCACCGAAGCACACGGCGATGTAGGACGGGTCGGGCAGCACCGCCCAGGCGAGCGGCATCGCGAGCGGGAACACCACTGCGTATGTGCCCCACGAAGACCCGATCGAGAACGCGACCGCCATGCAGATCACCATGAAGATCGCCGGCAGCAGCACGGGCTGGATGATGCTGCTGGTCGTCTCCACGATGAACTGCGCGGTCCCGAGCTGGCCGGAGACGTAGCCGAGCGTGACGGCGAGGCCGAGGATGACGGCGCCGATCGTGACGCCCTTGCAGCCGTCGATGAACCCGTCCACCGCCTCCGACAACGACATGCCCTTGGCCAGTGCGACGCCGAACGCAACCAGCACGGCCATGCCGAACGCCTCGGCAATGTAGACCGTCCCCTGTCCGCCCTGGAGCTGCACCCACAGGTACGGGATGATCGCGACACCGAGCAGCGTGCCCATCGGCAGCAGGAAGGAGATCTTGCCGCTCCTGTAGTTCTCCGGCACGCGCACCTGCGTCAGCTCGTCGGCGGCGAGCGGCTTGGCGCCGGGCGCGTTCAGTGCGCCCGTCTCGCGTGCACGCTCCCGCGCCCGCTTCATCTTGCCGCCGACCCATGGCAGCCAGCCGAGCGCGAACAGCAGCGTCATGCCGACTGCGAAGAAGCCGTAGAAGTTGTAGCGCAGCGAGCCGAAGAAGAACCCGACCGCATCTTCCGTCGTCGCAAACAGCGGGATCGTGCCGACGATCAGTCCGCCGACATAAAGAGGCCATGCATTGAACGGCAGGATCGTCGCGGCCGGCGAGGCGGTCGAATCGACGATGTAGCTCAGCTCCTCGTGCGAGACACGCTGCCGGTCCGTCACGGGACGCACCGTGGTCCCAGCCAGGATGGTGGAAATAGTGCCGCCCTGGTGGAAGACCATGCCCATCAGCCACGCGAAGAACATGGCGGAGCGCGGGCCACGCACGATCTTCTCGCCTGCCCATTCCGCAAACGCGACGGCCCCGCCCGTGCGCGTCCAGATGCCGATCAGGCCCCCCAGCGCCCACAGATAGACCAGCAGGATGAGGGCGTACTGCTCACTGCCGATCGCGGGGATCAGGAACTCGCTCACGATGTTCAACCGGCCGCTCACGATTCCACCCACGGCCACACCCAGGAACAGGGAGGTCACGACCTCGCGCGTCACGAAGACGAGCACCAGCGTCGTCAGGGCGGGCAGCAGGCTCCAGACGCCGATGTGCGCGCCCTCCTCGGGCATTTCGCCTGCCGCAAAGAACCAGAGGAGCAGCAGCACCCCGATCAGCGCAGCACCGGTGATGAGCCGGCGCACGAGCTTCGGACGCGAGGTCGCTTCCTCGGGTTCCGGCAGGGTGTCGGGAACGTCGGGGCTCGTCGTTGCCATTCATAACTGTCGGCTGGGGAACTGCACCGCTCCGCGAACTGCGGCGGAGGCGGCAGGCTCCGTCTACGTCGTTGTGGCCAGAAGAGGCTCCCAAGGTAGGCCTGTGCGGCGGTCAGGGCAAACGGTTTGATGAAAAAAACCGGCCGCTCGGCGCTCTCTGTGCGCAAGCCGTTCCGTCTCCCGCGCGAGGTACGGGCGGCCCGCCTGCGGATGGGAGTTGGAAATCGGTCTCCCCGTCAGTTCGCCGGAACGGTGCGCTCGCGGGCCCAGGCCCGCAGCGCCGCAACCTTCTCGCTCATGACCCGGGCGAGCGGCCGCGTGCTCCGTGCCTCGGTGAGCAGCGCCGCCGTGGAGAGCGGCTGCTGCGCGGCAAATGCGGAGTACAGCGCGGCCACGATCACCTGCTCGAGCTCCGCGCCGCTGAACTCCTCGGTGGCGTCGGCGATCGCGTCAAGGTCGAACTGCGCCGGGTCCTGGTTCCGGCGCTGCAGGTGGAGCTGCACGATCTGGCGTCGCGTGGCGGTGTCCGGCAGATCGACGAAGAACACCTCGTCGAAGCGCCCCTTGCGGAGCAGCTCCGGCGGCAGCCGCTGCACGTCGTTGGCCGTTGCCACGGTGAACACCGGCGCCTTGCGGTCCTGCAGCCAGGAGAGGAAGGAGCCGAACACGCGCTGCGACACGCCGCCATCCTCACCGCTGCCATTGCCCGCGAACGCCTTTTCGATCTCGTCGATGAAGAGCACGCACGGCGCCACCTTCTCGGCGACGTCGCACGCGCGCCGGAAGTTCTTCTCCGTCTCGCCGATGTACTTGTTGTAGAGCGCGCCCGGGTCCAGTCGCAGGAGCGGGAGCCCCCATTCGTGGGCAACCGCGCGCGCCGAAAGGCTCTTGCCGCAACCCGGCACGCCGATCAGCAGCAATCCCCTGGGAAACGAGAGACCGAATTCCGCAGCCTTCTTCGGTGAGCGGATGATGTGCGTGCGCTTGGACAGCCAGTCCTTCAGACCTTCGAGCCCGGCGACCGCACCCAGCGCCTCCTCCGCCGGGTAATACTCGAGCACACCCTCCCGCTCCACGATCTCCTTCTTTGCGCGGATCACGTGGGCGATGTCGTCTGCCGTGAGCCGGCCGTCCTCCACGATCGCGCGTGTCAGCACCTTCTCCGCTTCCAGCAATGTCAAACCGCGCAAGCCCTCGAGCAGTCGGTTCTCCTCCTCGGTCGTGAGCTGCACCCCCGACTGGCCGTGATTCACGTCGCGCAGGATGCGCTGCATCAGGCGCCTGAACTCTGCCGTGTCCGGCGCAGGCAGCTCCACCGTGGCCGACAGGCGACGCAGCGCTTCCGGCAGCTCCAGTGCGACGCCGCTCAGAACGATCGCTCCCGGCTGCTGCGACAGCTGCGTGGCGATCTCCCGCAGCCGCTCGGCGTAGCCGCTGTCCTGCAGCAGGGGCTCGACGCCCGCGAGATAGTAGAGCCCGTGGACGGTGGACGAGCCGACGTGCGCGAGTGCCTGGGCCGGATCCGTGGTGCCGTAGACCGCATTCTCGTTGCCGTCGCGACGCAGCCCCCTCGTGCGCGACCACTGGAACAGCGGCAGCGTCATCCGGTCGGCCAGCAGCCGGAGCAGCGTGAGCACGCGCTCCTCTTCGATGGTATCCAGCACGATGAGCCCCTGGCGGGACTTCATCAGCAGCTCGAGATCGGCGAGCGTGTCGGTCATGTATGCGGAGCAGCAGACCCGGCCGTGGGGGCAGTGCAGCTTGCGCGGAGCCATCTGACGCGCCAGCCTGCAGAACGATTCAACGTAGAATCACGGCTGCACGCGGTCAAACCGCTTCCCCGTGCCGGGAACCATCATGCGCTTCACCACCGCAATCGCTGCACTCCTCGCCCTGTTCGCCTGTACGTCACCCGGGCGAACGGGCAGCGACGCGGTATCGCCACCCGTAGCACTGCGCGTGATGACGTTCAACATCCGCGCGGGCAACGGTGACCTGGACCGGATCGCCGGCGTCATTCGCGATGCTGCGCCGGACATCGTCGGTCTCCAGGAGGTGGACGTGCATTTCTCGCCGCGCAGCAACTTCGTCGACCAGGCGGCCACGCTCGCCCGCACGCTCCGGATGCACGTCCGCTTCGCTCACATCTACGACCTGCCGCCGGACAGCGCAGGCAGACAGCCCCGCCGCTACGGCGTCGCAATGCTCAGTCGCTACCCCGTGCTGGATTTCCGCAACCACGAGCTGCACCGGCTCTCCACGGTCGAAGCGGAAGCAGCACCGAAGCCCCGCAGCGGCTTCCTCGAGGCCCTGCTCGACGTGAACGGCACACGCGTTCGCTTCTTCAATACCCACCTCGACTACCGCGGGGACCCGGCACTGCGCACGACGCAGGTCCGCGAAACGCTCGAAATCCTCGGTGACAGCCGCATCCCGACGCTGCTGGTCGGGGATCTGAACGCGCGTCCCGATGCAGGCGAGCTCCAGCCGCTGCTCGCGCGGCTGCACGATGCGTGGGGTGACCAGGCAGATCCGGGCTACACCTTCCCCGCCCACGCACCCGATCGGCGTATCGACTACGTCCTGCACTCGGATCATTTCCGTGTGCGTAGCGTCGAGGTGCTGGAATCGACCGCGTCGGATCACCGACCCGTCGTCGCGGACCTGCTCATGAGGTCGGAACGGGAATGACGGGACGTCGTCGGAACGTCCCGTCCCCCTGGCTGGGACTCGTGCGGCGCGCTACTGCGCGATCGAATAGCCGGAGAAATGAATCGTCGAGAAGCTGACACGCCGCGCCGGGCGATCATCCGTACCCGCCATCAGCTCGAGCAGTGACCTGGTCAGGCTGTCGATGTACCAGGCGGAAACGGGTGCGTCGCTCAGGGCGTCCTCGCTGCAGCGGCTGTAGTCGATCGTGACGTGGACCGGTACCGGGAACTCGAAGTGGTCGAGCGCGTTCGCCGTGAGATCCACTTCCATGTACGGCGATGCCGGCAGCGTCAGCGTGATCGTGGTCGGCAGAAGCACGGCCCCGACCGGGATCACCACGCGCGTGCCGTCCAGCTCGAGTGTCCCACCCAGGACGCCGACCGTCCGGGACACCGAGCGGGTCTCATCGCTGGGGCAGGCCACGAGTCGCGTTGCGGCAAGCGCTTCTGCCGTCGCAACATCCGGCGCCAGCCCGAGCGGCTCGCCCGGCGAATGATCGCCGCAGGCGACGAATGCGGCTGCGCCCAGCAGGACCAGCGCGGTACGACTCGAGGTTGACGCCATTGTCTGCCTCCCCAATGATGCTGTCTGATCTATTTCTTTTTCAGCCGTTAGCAAGACTCGCGCCGCTGTGAGGTGCTCATGTCGGAATCGCGGGACCTGCTCGACGAGGGGCTGCGCCACGAGAAGGCCGGTGCCGTCGATCGAGCGCTTGATCGCTA
This is a stretch of genomic DNA from Longimicrobiales bacterium. It encodes these proteins:
- a CDS encoding Na+/H+ antiporter NhaC family protein, with product MATTSPDVPDTLPEPEEATSRPKLVRRLITGAALIGVLLLLWFFAAGEMPEEGAHIGVWSLLPALTTLVLVFVTREVVTSLFLGVAVGGIVSGRLNIVSEFLIPAIGSEQYALILLVYLWALGGLIGIWTRTGGAVAFAEWAGEKIVRGPRSAMFFAWLMGMVFHQGGTISTILAGTTVRPVTDRQRVSHEELSYIVDSTASPAATILPFNAWPLYVGGLIVGTIPLFATTEDAVGFFFGSLRYNFYGFFAVGMTLLFALGWLPWVGGKMKRARERARETGALNAPGAKPLAADELTQVRVPENYRSGKISFLLPMGTLLGVAIIPYLWVQLQGGQGTVYIAEAFGMAVLVAFGVALAKGMSLSEAVDGFIDGCKGVTIGAVILGLAVTLGYVSGQLGTAQFIVETTSSIIQPVLLPAIFMVICMAVAFSIGSSWGTYAVVFPLAMPLAWAVLPDPSYIAVCFGAVLGGAVFGDQCSPISDTTILSSLACGGDLMDHVTTQLPLALVAASLGAVASTLVAMTIV
- a CDS encoding AAA family ATPase; this encodes MTDTLADLELLMKSRQGLIVLDTIEEERVLTLLRLLADRMTLPLFQWSRTRGLRRDGNENAVYGTTDPAQALAHVGSSTVHGLYYLAGVEPLLQDSGYAERLREIATQLSQQPGAIVLSGVALELPEALRRLSATVELPAPDTAEFRRLMQRILRDVNHGQSGVQLTTEEENRLLEGLRGLTLLEAEKVLTRAIVEDGRLTADDIAHVIRAKKEIVEREGVLEYYPAEEALGAVAGLEGLKDWLSKRTHIIRSPKKAAEFGLSFPRGLLLIGVPGCGKSLSARAVAHEWGLPLLRLDPGALYNKYIGETEKNFRRACDVAEKVAPCVLFIDEIEKAFAGNGSGEDGGVSQRVFGSFLSWLQDRKAPVFTVATANDVQRLPPELLRKGRFDEVFFVDLPDTATRRQIVQLHLQRRNQDPAQFDLDAIADATEEFSGAELEQVIVAALYSAFAAQQPLSTAALLTEARSTRPLARVMSEKVAALRAWARERTVPAN
- a CDS encoding serine/threonine-protein kinase; this translates as MTDLPTAAEAHALLERVIDLDPGARAAALDEACARRPELRSRVEELLRFADEESTLLDNDPAMVWAALIDDDDERAVTSVGPWRIQRELGRGGMGAVYLAERADGQFEKQVALKLVKRGMDTDEILARFRLERRILAGLEHPHIARLYDGGASEDGRPYLVMELVDGEPITTWCDRHCLGIDERLALFCTICAAVQFAHQKLVVHRDLKPSNIMVAKDGAPKLLDFGIARLLTEDETSSMTRTGVRVLTPEYAAPEQLRGEAVSTAADVYALGAVLFELLTGSGPFGGDRRTMDPDRIAPRPSLLVGPASPDDPVSTAHAAAAARSTTPAKLRRRLEGDLDIITLRALDPDPARRYGSAQQLLDDLERHRAGLPVQARAPTLVYRARKFARRNRAPIVAAALVTIALAGGLASTLWQARTAARERDTADAARRSAEEVMAFLLGMFDSADPLGVRTERTDTMRVRQLVDRGAERVRTELANQPRLQAEMLTMLGRVYSNLGVFESAEEMLEEAVLAAGAANAATESRAIPLILLGVAANQQGSFARADSLLAAAIAVYDETGAAHDSTYMNAVTERGVALMHNGAYERSAAMHAHALALVDSLGL
- a CDS encoding ECF-type sigma factor; amino-acid sequence: MQKDQSVTELLQAADSGDSAAFEQLYARTYDELRRLAHRVRQSNQQTLNTTALVHEAYLKLVPGAGLLARDRVHFFRIAARAMRQVLVDAARRRATRDRGNVLLGVDALAGSTDRLSAEVLDLENALVELETLSPRQANVVECRFFAGLSVEETAEALGVSSPTVKREWRVARAWLAQALGGGPQPHTSA
- a CDS encoding endonuclease/exonuclease/phosphatase family protein produces the protein MRFTTAIAALLALFACTSPGRTGSDAVSPPVALRVMTFNIRAGNGDLDRIAGVIRDAAPDIVGLQEVDVHFSPRSNFVDQAATLARTLRMHVRFAHIYDLPPDSAGRQPRRYGVAMLSRYPVLDFRNHELHRLSTVEAEAAPKPRSGFLEALLDVNGTRVRFFNTHLDYRGDPALRTTQVRETLEILGDSRIPTLLVGDLNARPDAGELQPLLARLHDAWGDQADPGYTFPAHAPDRRIDYVLHSDHFRVRSVEVLESTASDHRPVVADLLMRSERE